Genomic window (Kangiella profundi):
TCTCTTGAAGCATTAATACCCAGAATGCACGCAATTGTTCCATCTTAGGTAAAGCATCAGCTTCAGTAAGAGTATTCAACAAGCCTTGACGACCTGGATACTGAGCACTTACTAATGATGTACCGATATCGCCTGTCATGCTATTTGCTGCCTGACGAACTACACCGAATAACTCACCCAAGTTACCTTGCTTGATTCGAAGGTCTTCAGCAATCTGAGTTAACTGTTTTTCGTTTTCATCAAACTGTGCTTTTAATCGCTCACTCTTAGCTTCTTCTGCAGCCAAACGTGCTTTTGCGTCAGCTAAAAGTTGTTGTTGACGATTACGCTGTGATCTGAACTGTTGAACACGCTGCTCGTTAACCTGTTCTTGAATGCGTTCTTTGTCACGAACTTTTTTCAAAAGATCTGCATGTGACAAACTCTCTGCCGCATTAGTAGCAACAGATGCCAGCGCGAAGACGCCAGCTAATGTAATAGCTAGGATATTTCTCATTGTGCTGCCTCCGCTACAGGAACTGGGACTTTGAATAGAACTGGTGATGAAATACCACGAGAGAATTTAATCGCGTTATTAACAGAGTCTAGATACTCTTCAGGTAGTGTTTCCCACTTACGCTCTAACTTGTTCCAGTAGGCACCACGCTTACCGTCCAGCGTCAAATAAACGTAAGTCAAACGGCCGACACGTAAGAATTCAACTTCAAGCGGCTCACCGTTAGCATCAATGCTACCAGTATCCACAGATACCGCGTTACCGTATTGCATTTCAATTTGGTAAGCTTCTAGAATTTTACGATACTTTTCTGAAACTGAAACGTTCGCATCATCCATTAAAGCATAAAGATTTTGAACACGAGTTTGACGTGCGTCCAAGTTGAAAGGGATATCCAACTCAACGAACTCATCAAGAGTTGTGATCATTTCGTCCATTAAAGGTAAAACACCCTTCTCAGTTTCATCGATACTCTCCATTTCCTGGACACTATCAACAATCTGCTTTTCCTGACTAGCAATCTGCTTTTCAAGTTGAGCATTATAGATACGAAGGCTGTCTACTCTTTGTAGAGTATTTCGATATTCAAGAGATAAATCAGTTGCTTCTTCAGCTAACTTATTTACCGTGGTTTGCGTGCTGGCAGCAGCACGGTCAATCCGCTTCTCGATATTCATTGATGATTCAAATTGGCCAGCTGCAAATGAACTGCCCATGACAGCAGTTGCCAGAACGGCAGCAGCTGTTTTTTTCAAAAATAGTTGTTTTTTCATAAACTTACCCAAATTTCTGTTCAGAAATCTTTGCTTTTGATTGCCAATGCTTTTGAAAACTAGAGCTTTCAGACAAAAAAATCAAGTGATTTATCGTCCAGCAAAAAGCCTTAATTTTAAAAGCATTAACGCCAGCCTTACGGCCTAAACTTGTGGACAAAGAGGCCAACTATAAAGAGAAAGGCGGTATGGGTCAACAAATGTATCGGGGGAATTAACAATTCTTTATGCAATACATAACTTTATCTTATAACTCAGTAAAGCGTCCGAATTGCTTATAAAACTGTGTGTTATCAGAAGTTGATGCTACCGCTTAACTTTATATACTTTGGGCTTTGGAATGTATAAGGAACCAAGCCTCTGGCATCTAAATCCATTGACTGTGACATCGAATCATTCAAGTGCGCAGCACCCAGCAGATTCATCAAATCAATTCGTATAACTAATCCGGTTTTGTTCCATTTGGTCTGATACTGAAGACCAATATCTAGGGTTGTGTCTTCAAACTCAAGCAGTCTCGCTTCCCCCCTATCAAGGGCTAGCTTACTATCCTGCTTATTAACATTAGCAGCAAAAGTCCAGTCTTCAGCAAAACGCATTCCGCCATACAGAGAAATAGCGTTTGCCTCAAAGGGTGTTTCTTGCTCTCTAATACCTAAAAACTGTTCGTGATATAAACCTTTGGCTGTTTCAACCGAAGCCCCTATCGTTAGATCATCACTGACTTGCCGGCTAATCTTTATTTCAATACCTTCTAGATTTTGCTGAAATCCCTCAATACCAGCCAGATTTGATTTAAGGTTAATGGCCTCAGGGGAACCGTCCATATCAAAATCATAATAAAAGCGATACCCGGCTTCCTGCTTGCCCATTTCAGCTAGCGTTGACTCAGTGGTGACAAGGTCTAGATCAGACTTCATATAACTAATCGTCACATCCCACCCTTCACTTATTTCCTGATTAAACCCTAAAGCCATAGCATTTTGCCTCAGGTGTTTCTCTTCAAGTAGGTTATTTACTGAATCATCAAAGCTGACCGAAACAGGTAGGCTCTGTTTACCATAGTTTATGAAAAACTGGGAACTTTGATTAGGCATCTGGTAGCCGGCGAATAAATTAGCATTTGGTCTCTTGCTGCCAGAGTCGGACAAATCCAACGAAACCAACCACTCACCCTGATCTTCATCTTTGATGTTAAAAGACAGGGGGTCACTTTTCAGACGTTCTCTGCCGAAGTCTTTTAGCTGATTATTAGCCAATAAGCTTACACTTATATCATTGGCAGTGACTCGCACACTCGAATCATCGATTACAAATGGATTAAAGCCCGAGAACTGTGTTCCGGGAAGACTCTCCATTATAAACAACTCATCATTCATGAATGAACCACCCTGCTCCATGCTCTCAGCATAGCTGCTAAGCGCTATTGAGCTCATCGATGCCAATAGTAGCGCCCTGATTGCAGGCACACGGAATGGCTTTGAGATTGGTTTTATCATCACTGCACGACTCTTAATAAATGAACATTCACTTTGTAATTTTTTAAAAGGGTTGATTTTTCCCAGATTTTCAAGAAGTTAGAAACCAATACAGTTCCTGAACCAAACCCTTTTAGCATTCATTCAGTATAGGTAAACGCCT
Coding sequences:
- a CDS encoding DUF3450 domain-containing protein — encoded protein: MKKQLFLKKTAAAVLATAVMGSSFAAGQFESSMNIEKRIDRAAASTQTTVNKLAEEATDLSLEYRNTLQRVDSLRIYNAQLEKQIASQEKQIVDSVQEMESIDETEKGVLPLMDEMITTLDEFVELDIPFNLDARQTRVQNLYALMDDANVSVSEKYRKILEAYQIEMQYGNAVSVDTGSIDANGEPLEVEFLRVGRLTYVYLTLDGKRGAYWNKLERKWETLPEEYLDSVNNAIKFSRGISSPVLFKVPVPVAEAAQ